One Candidatus Nanopelagicales bacterium genomic window carries:
- a CDS encoding DUF1778 domain-containing protein codes for MATTKNSRLAMRLTNDQDTVIRRAADLEGRTITEFSIAAIVSRAQDVLADQRVFALDPAAFREFQAALDRPVSNKPRLEKLFADRSVFDD; via the coding sequence ATGGCGACCACAAAGAACTCCCGCTTGGCGATGCGCCTCACCAACGATCAGGACACGGTGATCCGGCGAGCCGCCGATCTGGAGGGGCGCACGATCACGGAGTTTTCAATCGCCGCGATCGTCTCCCGCGCCCAGGATGTTCTGGCCGACCAGCGGGTGTTCGCTCTCGACCCCGCAGCATTCCGTGAGTTCCAAGCCGCACTGGACCGGCCGGTCAGTAACAAGCCGCGACTGGAGAAGCTGTTCGCCGACAGATCGGTGTTCGACGATTGA
- a CDS encoding GNAT family N-acetyltransferase: MSRYTAPSPLSSEHETAEFDCGQQVLDEWLRKYALTNQSTGSARSFVACLSGTNRVVGFYALSTGVVIRNEAPGRIAKGMPDPIPVILLGRLAVDREEHHHGLGSGMLRDAITRVVYVADTVGVRAILVHAMNEEARDSYLRHDFDPSPIHDDHLMLLMKDAKRVVRGVGGGSVAE, encoded by the coding sequence TTGAGCCGCTACACCGCACCCAGTCCGCTTTCCTCCGAGCACGAAACCGCTGAGTTCGACTGTGGGCAGCAGGTACTCGACGAGTGGCTGCGCAAGTACGCGCTGACCAACCAGAGCACCGGGTCGGCCCGCAGCTTCGTAGCTTGCCTGAGCGGCACCAACCGGGTCGTCGGGTTCTACGCCCTGTCGACAGGTGTCGTCATACGCAATGAGGCACCCGGCCGCATCGCGAAAGGTATGCCCGATCCGATCCCGGTCATCTTGCTGGGACGTCTCGCCGTCGACCGCGAGGAACACCACCACGGCCTTGGCAGCGGCATGCTCCGCGACGCGATCACCCGCGTTGTCTATGTGGCCGACACGGTTGGCGTGCGCGCGATCCTTGTTCACGCGATGAACGAGGAAGCGCGCGACTCCTATCTGCGCCACGACTTCGATCCCTCACCGATCCACGACGACCACCTGATGCTGCTCATGAAGGACGCAAAGCGCGTCGTGCGCGGCGTCGGCGGTGGATCGGTGGCCGAGTAA
- a CDS encoding type II toxin-antitoxin system HicA family toxin, which translates to MNAREVNRRIESLGGVAVSQRGSHRKYRASRTLPDNTVITAQTVVAQHRGDIAIGTLRAMERQMEPVFGKGWLL; encoded by the coding sequence GTGAACGCACGCGAAGTGAACCGCAGAATCGAATCGCTCGGCGGAGTCGCGGTTAGCCAGCGCGGCTCTCATCGAAAGTATCGGGCGTCCCGCACGCTGCCCGACAATACGGTGATCACCGCGCAGACTGTCGTCGCGCAGCACCGCGGTGACATCGCGATCGGGACGCTGCGGGCGATGGAACGGCAGATGGAGCCAGTGTTCGGAAAGGGGTGGCTGCTGTGA